ACCTCCGACAATACCGTCTTGTGTCAATAATGATGCACCAAAGGAATAGGTTGACTTCTCTGTACCTCCACTTGCTGTAAGTGAGTTACTAAAAATTGGGGCATTTTGAAAAACTTCATCTTGCCAATCTGTACCTCTACCTAGATTAGAAATATCATTATTATATTCGGTTCCACTAGCTGCTGCCGCTTCATTTTTAATTAGAGCATATTCCGTAGCGTTTAATAATGGTACTTTTCTGGTTGTTGTTTGCAATCCCACATAAGAGTCATACTGAAATGACATAGTTCTATTTTTTCGACCTGTCTTAGTCGTGATTAAAATCACACCATTTGCAGCTCTAACACCATAAATACCAGCAGTAGCATCTTTTAATACAGTATAGCTTTCTATATCACCTGGATTGATAACACTTAAATCTTCAATAACATTACCATCTACTAAAATTAAAGGTTTATTATCGCCATTAGTAGACACTCCTCTAATCCTAATATTAGAAGCACTACCTGGTGACCCTGATTGTGACGTAATATTAACACCAGCTACTTGACCTTGCAAAGCTTGCTCAATACGCGTTGGTTTAAGCGCTTCGATAGTTTCACTTGACACTGTAGATACAGCTCCTGTAACTTCTTTTCGTTTTTGAGTACCATACCCAATAATAACAACCTCTTCTAAACTCGCAACATCTTCTGAGAGCGTAACATTTAGAACTTCGCCATTTGTTATAACAGCTTCTTTTGTTTTATAACCTACATAACTAAATACTAAGGTTGCGTTTTTTGTGACGTTATTGATAGTATAATTTCCATCAAAATCTGTTGTTACCCCTTTTGAAGAATTTTTAACAATAACATTAACGCTAGGTATGGGAAACCCATCTTGTTCACTAGTTACAATTCCTGATATTGTATACTCTTGTCCAATTGCGGACAGTGTAAATATTAATAAAAGAAATGAGAGAATAGTTTGTTTCATATTTGAAAGTTTTAGTGCTTTTACCAAAATTATCCAGATAATATGATAATTTGATAATTTTAACCGCTACAAAAAGTATACAACTCAAAAAAAAACAACAAAACATACGTAAATGATATATTTTATACGCATTAACGTTTAGTTAACTATTACAAGACAATGCCTTAACAATCACTTAAAACTATACATTGTATAGGTAATGTATTGGTGAATTAAAGAATTGTATAGTTACTAAATACCTAAAATATAATCTGTCAAATTCACATCATGCTCTAATTCCATCTTTTTACGCAAACGATATCGTTTAACTTCTACACTTCTTGGTGAAATATTAAGCAAAGGAGCAATCTCTTTAGAAGCCAAGTTAAGTCTTAGATAAGCACATAATCTTAAATCGTTAGGAGTCAATACTGGATGTTTAGATTTTACTTTTTTCAAAAAATCTTTATCTGCATTATTAAAAGCTTCTTCAAACAAATTCCAATCGTCCTTATTATTGATATTCTTATCAATAATTTTAATTACAGATTTTAAATTTGAATCCTTAGTTTTTTGATTAAGCTCCGTTTTAATAGTATTCAAAAATTCATTCTTTTTGATTAAACTCATTGTAGAAATAGCTAACTCTCTATTTTTACTTTCAATTTCTTGTCTAAGCTTCTCATTATTAAGCGCCATTAACTGTTGTCTAATTTCAAAATCTTTAAGCTCTAACTCTCGGTTTGATTTTAAGACTAATTTTTCTTTTTGCTTTCTATAATATATTTTATAAAAATAATGTATTAAAACGCCTATCACAATCCCGGAAAAACAATAAAACACAACCATAAGGTTAGTCAAGTACCAAGGTTTTCCAATAGTAAATGAATATATAGCAACATTCTCTACATCATCCCCTCCTACACGTGCTTTTACCTTAAAAACATAATCCCCATAAGATAGGTTTTTATAAAGAATACTTGCCTCTGTGCTCCAAGTACTCCAATTATCGTACAACCCTTCTAATTTATGCGAATATTCAGCCTCTAAGTACTTATCATACTCTGGGACGCTATAGGCAAACTCAAAGTTATTTTCTTTATTTGAAAAATGAGATGCTCCAGTTAACTCCACTAACGTTTTAGAAGAACTTAATGGCGATTTATCTATAGCATTAATACCTACTTGATACTTTTTTGATTCAATCTTAGAAACATCCAAAGTAATATAGCCTTTGGAGGTACCAAATAAATACACGTTAGGTTTTATATTGAAAATACTTTCGTAACCCGATAAGCCTTCTCTTAATGAATTGGACAAGGGTACAAATGAAATTTCAGGGGTATCACTTAACTTACCTGGACTAATATAATTCAGACCTTTTTGAGTTATAATCCATAATGTATTTGTCTTTTGATCGGCTATTAATTTACCTGAAGAATACCCTTGTTCTTCATATAAATTACTTAAAACAGTATCTTTTACAAAACTAGCATCGGTATTCCCTTTTTTAAAAATGCCCTCTTGTGTTGCATAGTACAACGTATTATCATATTCTGTAAGTGACGAAAAAATTCCTTTTTTTAAACGTTCAACTTTAGAGACGTCAATAACTTTTCTTAAATCAGCATCAATCTTGATCTTAAAAACGCCCTTATATTCATGATTTACATAAATCTGATTAGCATTAGAAAACACAAAAAACCGAGATGAATTATCAAATCCTTCAATCTTATTTCTAAATTGCCAAGACCCTTCTTTCTTTTCTAAAACATTTAAACCATTATAGTTCCCTTGCAATACAAGATTTGGATGCTTTTTTATTGTTTTAAAATCCCAAGTCCCATTAACACTAGCAATTTTTGTTGCTTCATTATTAGAAATAAGAAATGTTCCTGAATTATGACCACAAAACAATTGATTATCAATAATCTTCAAACTCCAAACTTGCCCTTTTGTGTTTTTTACTGGTTTAAATTCGGTTTCATTATCATTTTTATAAAAGACACCTTGATTTGTTCCTAGATACAGTGTATTATTAAAAATGATAGACGCGTAAACGGTTCCCAAAACACCTTTATCATCATTAAAAATCTTGAAAGGCGCATTTTTATTTATATAATTAATACCATTATCCAGCCCTAACCAAATATTACTATCTCTATCTTCAAATATGGAAAGCACAGTATTATTAGCTAAACCATTTGTATGATTTATTACTTGCTTAACCTCTCCATCCCTAGAGATTTGTAGCAAACCATTTGATATTGTTCCAAACATCAAACTATCATCTTTAAGCTTAAGACTGCTATAAATAGAATAATTTGATAATGTTTTATTTAAATTATTAGACCAAACCTTTAAACCACTGCGATCTAAGCTAAAAACACCTTCGTTTTGAGTAACAATCAAAAGTTTATTATTAAGCAAATACATGCCTACAATTATTTTTTCTTTCAAACTTGAAACACTATCAATTAATTTAGGTGTTCCATTTTCTAACTTTAACACCCCTTTAGCTCTATCTTGATAGTATATCGTATTATCAACTTTAAACATCTCAATAATACCAGCATCTGACGGAATAACCTTAAAACTATCCGTATTTAAATTATAAACATAAATACTATTTAAAGATTGGAACAATACCCAATTATCTAGATTGATGATTTTCCAAAACTGCTCATCTTCGAATAATTTATTCTTTATTTTTTTAGATAGCGATGTATATATTAAAGCTCCTACTTTGGTTTTTGACCAATAACCAAACTCCATATAGCTACCTGTATAGATCTTATCCTTTACGACTTTAACAGATCTAATTATTGTTTGGTTTGGGGAAGGATATAGCATCCATTCTGCGCCATTAAACTCTAATAAGCCTTTAGAATTAGCTACAAAGATATGCCTATCATTTCCTTGAGAAATTTCCCAATTTTGATTTTCTGCTTGATATTGTTTGGGTGAAAAATACTGTATGGGAGGTAAATCTTGTGCATAAAAATTTTGAATACTAACAAGAAAACCTATAAATAACAAGGCTCTATTAATAATTACACAACGCTCTCGTTTTGTTTTAAACATTACGCAATATACAATTTTGTATGGTTTAAATAAGTACACTTCGTAAACTATACATATGTAAAATTAGATTACATTTTAATCAAAACTTGTAGCAATAAAAAAAAGCAGCAATATCTATAATAGATATTACTGCTTTTTTTTTAGGTATTCTGTACTTCTAACAATTACTTTCTCAAAGCAACCTGAAGGTCTCTATTTAAACTAGCAACCTCTTCATCACAATCTTTAAGTTCAATTTCAAATTCCTTAATTTTCTCTTCTACTTCTCTAACCCCAATTAATCTATTTTGAGATTTTTGAAGCTTAACAAAAGTTTTTATAATCTTATCATACAGCTCATAATTGGCAGTCGAATCTTTTCTTGGTATTGAATTTTGAAGATCAGATAACTTATTACCTATTTCAGCATTATCAAAAGAGACTGTTGCTCCTGGTGCCGTTAAAGAATCTATCATTATAGAAACAACTTCCATTTTGTTTGCAAACTCCGCTTGAAACTTCAGCTCTTCTTTAACTAGCATCGCTTGCTCTTTTAAAACTTCATTTTCCTTATCTGCAATTTGAAAATCAAAAAACACTGCAGTTACAATAGTACCGACTGTTACGATAAAAATTAATATAAATTTTAAAAAACTATTTCTTCTTTCTTTATTATTTTTAGGTTTCATTTTATATAAAATAATTAGGTGTTATTAATCTAATAAAAAGCTTCTTCTACTTTTCACTTCAGCATTATCTACGACTTCTTCCTTCACAAAAATATTCGAATCTGATTTTTTACCAATATAATCAAGTTCATTCAATTTTTTATATAAAGACAACATCAATCTTGTAAATGCTGATGTCCTATAAAGCGATTCATTAATATTAGTATGTACATATTCTAGCTCAATCATGTCTATTAATACATTTTCAAAAGCCCCTTGGTTTAAATCACACCAATCCGTTAAATAGTTAAGCAATTCTTCTTTTCCAGTTCCTACATAGACATCTAAAGCACTTTTAATAACACGTGCTAAACTAACTAACTTGGTAAGCATCACAACTGGTGCTTCATATTTATCGTTGATTCTGAACTCAGGAATTATAGCATTTAAATATTCGCCTGTTTTTTGCGACAGATGCAAAACCATATGTGCCAAATCATTAGTCTGCTTTTTTTGATATATTTTTTGAACAATGTGCATGGAATAATTTTCCATTTGATTTAAAAAAGAACCTATTTCCGAATACGTAAATTTTAAATCTGGGTGACTTTGAATAGAGCGACATGGTGGAATAAAATCTTCCACTAACACAGGGTCATCTCCAACCATCGCAACTTTACCAATGGTTACATGATACAATCCCATTTCATGCTTAGACGCTTCCGATTTAGGTATTACATCTATTTTATACTCTGATAACACATAAGGATGACGTGGAGGATCTTCATCCGGATCTGCATCTCCAACCGGTATCTTATTAAATGGATTAACATATAATACAATAAACCATTCTTCTTCTTTGACATCTAAGCCATACTGGTGCTTTAAAATGTGCCCTGACTGCTCTAATAGCGCTCTACTTTCTTCCGTAATATTAATCTCGTAACCACCTAAAGTTATTGCTCTACAAGTGTTTAATGTAACATGAATTGTAGACTGCCCATCGATAGATATAGTCATATCGATAGATGGTTGATTTGGATTAAGTGATGGTAATAATCCAAAATTAACAGGTGTGACGTTGTTAGAATTACTGCTATGCAAGGCACTCATCATAGCATTTTCCATACCGATAAAATGATTTTTATTAATCTTCATTCCATCAATCCAATTGACTTTATGATGTGTGCTTCCTGTTTTCATTATGTTCTTTTTTTTTGGTAAAAGGTCTTGGTTTTAAAATAACGTTCTCTTATAAACTAAAGAAATATTATTTATACAGTTTGTTCCTTTTTGCTTATCAATTATTAACGATTTTATTTTTATGTTTTTGTTTGCTATTTTTTGACAAAGTACAGAAAAAGACATTGTTTTTTCGTTTACTACCACTGATTTGGTGATATCTCCACAAAAATAACGCTTAAAATCTAAAGCCGTTTTATTTCCTTCCGACACTTGTAACAGCATTCTTTCAAAGTTTTTAGTTGTAATTGCTGGCGCAGTAATCGGTTTAGGTGGTTCATTTTTATCTGTACCATCCTCTTTACCGTCTGTATAACCTTCTGGAAACTCTTTTACTCCCCAATCCTTAACTTTTTTACGTCTCTTTTTTCTTTTTTCTAAAACAGATACTTTTTCCTTTGGTTCTAAAACATTAATTTTCTTTTTAGTCATGTATTCTACATCACCATTAACTATCAACTTAACAGTATACAACCCCGGTTCTTTATAAACATACGTAGCGGTTCTATTGTTATCATCTATTCTAGGAGTTTCTCCAAAACGCCACTCCCAAGTACTAGCGTTATTTGTTTCATCTTTTAAAACAAGACTTTCTCCAACTCTTACAGATTGAGGGATATCAAAAACAGGGAATTTTGTAGAATCCAATACTTTTACTGCTTCCTTAATTTCTACTGTTTGTATACCTACACAACTACCATTAACGATTAATTCGACATCATAAGCGCCAGGTTTTTCAAAATAATGCGCAGGATTCTTTTGAAATGAAGACGTATTATCTCCAAAAGCCCACTGCCATTTTTCTGCATCTATGGTTAAATCATTAAACATAATTGCCTCTCCTACTGAATAATTTTCAGCATCTGTATTAAATAAAACAGTACTACAACCAGAACTGTTTTTTATATGAAACCCTAATACTGTTGCTGAAATTAAGAACACAAAAATAAATAGGTATCTAACCATTTTATCCATGTGATAATGTGTAATATTTTTCTCTGCCATGACTATAAATTTTATAAAATTCGTACTTTATATGGAAAAACGCTAACCGAATGATTTTCCAAAAATAATAATAAATTACTATTTAACGCTTCCCATTCATGTTCTTTTGTAATAGAATCTGGATTAGGGGTCAGTGAGATTTCTATACAATTAATCAACCCTTTATTTATCGCAATATCCTTTACATAACTTTTTCTTATCTGAATATCTGTTATCTTATTATTGTATATTTCGTAACACAACGCTTTTACATCTTCTTTTGTTACTATCCTATCTCTTGACAATAAAGAACGTCTATAAGCATTAAGTCGCTCCTCCATAGTCAAGTGGTCTTTACCTCCAAACGTAGGAGTAAGCAAAGTACTACTTTTTTGTCGTATTCCAATACCTTTATATATCTCTAAGGCACTACCCGTTTTTAAATTATTTGCTAAAGTTCCATTAGTGGTCCAATACTCTACTAACAAGGACTCCTTAACCTTAAAAGGTTTTAAACTTAAATAAGTGGTTTCTGAAACTTC
This portion of the Olleya sp. Bg11-27 genome encodes:
- a CDS encoding triple tyrosine motif-containing protein, which encodes MFKTKRERCVIINRALLFIGFLVSIQNFYAQDLPPIQYFSPKQYQAENQNWEISQGNDRHIFVANSKGLLEFNGAEWMLYPSPNQTIIRSVKVVKDKIYTGSYMEFGYWSKTKVGALIYTSLSKKIKNKLFEDEQFWKIINLDNWVLFQSLNSIYVYNLNTDSFKVIPSDAGIIEMFKVDNTIYYQDRAKGVLKLENGTPKLIDSVSSLKEKIIVGMYLLNNKLLIVTQNEGVFSLDRSGLKVWSNNLNKTLSNYSIYSSLKLKDDSLMFGTISNGLLQISRDGEVKQVINHTNGLANNTVLSIFEDRDSNIWLGLDNGINYINKNAPFKIFNDDKGVLGTVYASIIFNNTLYLGTNQGVFYKNDNETEFKPVKNTKGQVWSLKIIDNQLFCGHNSGTFLISNNEATKIASVNGTWDFKTIKKHPNLVLQGNYNGLNVLEKKEGSWQFRNKIEGFDNSSRFFVFSNANQIYVNHEYKGVFKIKIDADLRKVIDVSKVERLKKGIFSSLTEYDNTLYYATQEGIFKKGNTDASFVKDTVLSNLYEEQGYSSGKLIADQKTNTLWIITQKGLNYISPGKLSDTPEISFVPLSNSLREGLSGYESIFNIKPNVYLFGTSKGYITLDVSKIESKKYQVGINAIDKSPLSSSKTLVELTGASHFSNKENNFEFAYSVPEYDKYLEAEYSHKLEGLYDNWSTWSTEASILYKNLSYGDYVFKVKARVGGDDVENVAIYSFTIGKPWYLTNLMVVFYCFSGIVIGVLIHYFYKIYYRKQKEKLVLKSNRELELKDFEIRQQLMALNNEKLRQEIESKNRELAISTMSLIKKNEFLNTIKTELNQKTKDSNLKSVIKIIDKNINNKDDWNLFEEAFNNADKDFLKKVKSKHPVLTPNDLRLCAYLRLNLASKEIAPLLNISPRSVEVKRYRLRKKMELEHDVNLTDYILGI
- the tssO gene encoding type VI secretion system TssO, with translation MKPKNNKERRNSFLKFILIFIVTVGTIVTAVFFDFQIADKENEVLKEQAMLVKEELKFQAEFANKMEVVSIMIDSLTAPGATVSFDNAEIGNKLSDLQNSIPRKDSTANYELYDKIIKTFVKLQKSQNRLIGVREVEEKIKEFEIELKDCDEEVASLNRDLQVALRK
- a CDS encoding PKD domain-containing protein, giving the protein MAEKNITHYHMDKMVRYLFIFVFLISATVLGFHIKNSSGCSTVLFNTDAENYSVGEAIMFNDLTIDAEKWQWAFGDNTSSFQKNPAHYFEKPGAYDVELIVNGSCVGIQTVEIKEAVKVLDSTKFPVFDIPQSVRVGESLVLKDETNNASTWEWRFGETPRIDDNNRTATYVYKEPGLYTVKLIVNGDVEYMTKKKINVLEPKEKVSVLEKRKKRRKKVKDWGVKEFPEGYTDGKEDGTDKNEPPKPITAPAITTKNFERMLLQVSEGNKTALDFKRYFCGDITKSVVVNEKTMSFSVLCQKIANKNIKIKSLIIDKQKGTNCINNISLVYKRTLF